In Euzebyales bacterium, the DNA window CCTGATCCCGCTGGCGCTGCGCGGCGTGCGCTTCCGGCCGGCCAGCGCGGCCACGGTGCTGCGCCGCAACCTGGCGATCTACGGACTCGGCGGCCTGACCGTGCCGTTCGTCGGGATCAAGGCGATCGACCTCGTCGTCTCGGGCCTGGGAATGGGCTGACCATGCGCCGACAACTCCTCCCCGCACTGCGGATGATCCTCGTCATGACCGTGCTCACCGGCCTGGCGTACCCGCTGGTGGTCACCGGCCTCGCGCACGCGCTGTTCACTGACGAGGCCGACGGCTCGTTGCTGCGCCGCGATGGCGAGATCGTCGGCTCGTCGCTGCAGGGCCAGGTCTTCACCGCCGACCGCTACTTCCACACGCGACCGTCCGCAGCCGGCGACGTCGGCTACGACGCCAGCGCGACCAGCGGCTCCAACGACGGACCGACGAACGAGACGTTCCTCGCACTCGTCGAGCAGCGCGTCGCTGTCTACCGTGAAACCAACGGTCTGCCCGACGACACACATGTCCCCGTCGACGCCGTGACGGCATCCGGCTCCGGGCTCGACCCCGAGATCACGCCCGCCAACGCCTCGCGGCAGGCGGCGCGCGTCGCGACCGCCCGCGGCCTCGACGCAGATCGGGTACGCGATCTCATCGAGCGGCACACGACAGCGTCGACGTTCGGCATCCTGGGCGAGGAGCGGGTCAACGTCGTCGAGCTCAATCTGGCGCTCGACGCCCTGACATAGGCAGGCACGTGGCACGCGGAACCCTGCGCATCTTCCTCGGCGCCGCACCGGGCGTCGGCAAGACCTTCGAGATGCTGCAGTACGGCAACCGTGAGCTGCACCGCGGCCGCGACGTCGTGATCGGATTCCTCGAGACACACGGCCGTCAGCCCACCGCCGACCAGATCGGCGACCTGGAGATCATCCCGCGGCGCACCATCGAGCACCGCGGCGCGACGTTCTCCGAGATGGACGTCGACGCCGTCCTCACCAGAGCGCCCGACGTTGCGCTCGTCGACGAATACGCCCACACCAACATCCCGGGCAGCCGCAACACCAAGCGGTGGCAGGACATCGACGAACTGCTCGACGCCGGCATCGACGTCGTCTCGACAGTCAACATCCAGCACCTCGAGTCGCTCAACGACGTCGTCGAACAGATCACCGGAATCAAACAGCGCGAGACGGTTCCCGACGTGCGGGTGCGGTCAGCCGATCAGATCGATCTGGTGGACCTGCCACCGGAGTCGGTTCGCCGCCGGCTCGCGCGGGGCCTCATCTACGACGCGTCCAAGATCGACGCAGCGCTCGGCAACTTCTTCCGACCCGGCAACCTCGGCGCCCTGCGGGAACTCGCGCTGCTGTGGCTGGCCGACCGCGTCGACGAGGCGCTCGACCAGTACAAACGCGACCACGACATCGGAGAGACCTGGGAGACCCGCGAACGCGTCCTCGTGGCGTTGACCGGCGCGCCCAACGCCGACCACGTCATCCGCCGCGCCGCGCGCCTCGCTGCGCGCACCCACGGCGAGCTCGTCGCCGTCCACGTGATCCCCCAGGACGGGCTGGCCCGCACGACGGGACCCCACCTCGAAGACCAGCGGGCGCTCATCGAACAACTCGGTGGCATCTATCTGGAGATCGTCGGCGACGACCCGGCCGACGCACTGCTGGCCACAGCGCACTCCGAAGAAATCACTCAGCTTGTGCTCGGCGCCACACGCCGGTCACGATGGCAGGAGCTGATCGGCGGATCCGTCATCAACCGCGTCATCCGTGGCGCAGGCAGCGTCGACGTCCACGTCATCTCATCCGACGGGTCCGACGGTGAGCCACTCCGGCTGTGGCGCCACCCCCGGCACCGTGCGTTGTCACGTCGCCGCCGGCTTCTCGGCTTCGCGGTTGGGGCCGTCGGCACCGCCGCGCTCAGCGCGTTCCTCAT includes these proteins:
- the kdpC gene encoding K(+)-transporting ATPase subunit C — protein: MRRQLLPALRMILVMTVLTGLAYPLVVTGLAHALFTDEADGSLLRRDGEIVGSSLQGQVFTADRYFHTRPSAAGDVGYDASATSGSNDGPTNETFLALVEQRVAVYRETNGLPDDTHVPVDAVTASGSGLDPEITPANASRQAARVATARGLDADRVRDLIERHTTASTFGILGEERVNVVELNLALDALT